A single region of the Anaerostipes rhamnosivorans genome encodes:
- a CDS encoding PTS transporter subunit IIC produces the protein MEILLKFFQGFVNLGAVVLLPVVIAILGIFFGMKIGRAIKAGLLVGIGFQGLVLAVNLLITSVTPAMEYYEKLGSGYDTLEIGFAALGAASWTVPFAVLVIPAIIFVNLILVRLKITKVLNVDIWNFMHFLVPGALAYSLSGSAVIGFITALACGVIVLFFGQWVAKPWQEFFGLEGTTCTCLCFVAWAYPISYGLNKIIDKIPGLNKVDLDMTKIGDKLGVFGDPAMIGVFVGAFLGIITKQSPGEILTMAMGVAAAMVLIPRMVSIMMEGLSPMGQAANDYMHRKIGEDADIYIGMDIALGLGDPACITCTAIMIPVTILLVFLVPGMRFFPLSLLAEICYMTPMVVLSSKGNLFRSLLGMTVMMYLTLFLANMFIPEATQMMSATNVDFGKLVTASHFGWNPGNLIVSFIHRIMMMIG, from the coding sequence ATGGAAATACTATTAAAATTTTTTCAAGGGTTCGTAAATTTAGGAGCGGTTGTTCTTCTCCCGGTGGTAATTGCAATATTGGGCATTTTCTTTGGTATGAAAATCGGGCGGGCGATCAAAGCAGGTTTATTGGTAGGGATTGGTTTCCAAGGACTCGTTTTAGCAGTAAATTTATTAATTACATCGGTGACGCCTGCAATGGAGTATTACGAAAAGCTGGGATCCGGCTATGATACTTTAGAGATAGGATTTGCGGCACTTGGCGCAGCGTCTTGGACCGTGCCATTTGCAGTATTGGTAATTCCGGCGATCATTTTTGTAAATCTTATTCTAGTTCGTCTTAAAATCACAAAGGTATTAAATGTTGATATTTGGAATTTCATGCACTTTCTCGTGCCGGGTGCTCTTGCCTATAGTTTATCCGGAAGCGCGGTGATCGGATTTATAACAGCTTTGGCATGTGGTGTGATCGTTCTCTTCTTTGGACAGTGGGTTGCAAAACCTTGGCAGGAGTTCTTTGGGCTTGAAGGAACAACATGTACCTGTCTCTGCTTTGTCGCATGGGCATATCCAATCTCATACGGATTGAATAAGATCATTGATAAAATTCCTGGCCTTAATAAAGTAGATTTAGATATGACAAAAATCGGTGATAAACTAGGCGTGTTTGGAGACCCTGCGATGATCGGTGTGTTTGTAGGTGCGTTCCTGGGAATTATTACAAAGCAAAGCCCAGGAGAGATTCTTACAATGGCTATGGGTGTTGCGGCAGCCATGGTACTGATCCCGAGAATGGTATCTATCATGATGGAAGGTCTATCTCCAATGGGACAGGCGGCGAACGACTATATGCACAGAAAAATTGGTGAAGACGCAGATATATACATAGGTATGGATATTGCACTTGGTCTTGGAGATCCGGCATGTATTACATGTACTGCTATCATGATTCCGGTTACCATCCTTCTTGTATTTTTGGTACCTGGTATGAGATTTTTCCCGCTCAGCCTTTTAGCTGAAATCTGTTATATGACACCGATGGTCGTATTAAGCAGTAAAGGAAATCTATTCAGATCCCTTCTTGGTATGACTGTTATGATGTACTTAACACTTTTCCTGGCAAATATGTTTATTCCGGAAGCTACACAGATGATGTCTGCTACAAATGTGGATTTTGGAAAACTTGTGACAGCATCTCACTTTGGATGGAATCCTGGCAACCTAATCGTATCATTTATTCATAGAATTATGATGATGATTGGATAA
- a CDS encoding PTS sugar transporter subunit IIA, with protein MKTKYLVIHGSADSSEQAIKLCGDALYKAGIVSKDFGNLCAEREKNFPTGLPTEIPTAIPHVKDEGISQNAICLLKLDGPVTFKRLDDDTEEVKTDMIFNLAIKDANEHLTVLQKMMAFLNNPEVLSICKNLSNEETEIYLQEQLG; from the coding sequence ATGAAAACGAAATATTTGGTTATTCACGGATCAGCCGACAGTAGTGAACAAGCAATCAAACTATGTGGAGACGCCTTATATAAAGCAGGTATAGTCAGTAAAGATTTTGGGAATCTGTGTGCCGAGCGTGAAAAAAATTTTCCAACAGGACTTCCTACAGAAATTCCTACGGCAATCCCTCATGTAAAAGATGAAGGAATTTCACAGAATGCAATTTGTTTGCTGAAATTGGACGGTCCAGTAACATTTAAGAGGTTGGATGATGATACAGAGGAAGTAAAAACAGATATGATTTTTAATCTGGCGATTAAGGATGCAAACGAGCATTTAACAGTACTTCAAAAAATGATGGCATTTTTAAATAATCCTGAAGTTTTATCAATATGCAAAAACCTTTCAAATGAAGAAACAGAGATTTATTTGCAGGAACAATTAGGATGA
- a CDS encoding PTS sugar transporter subunit IIB — protein sequence MAKEVKVLVACGSGVATSTIAQEEIKEIAKNAGVKIRLMKGTISEVPTKQKDVDVVFTTANYRNPLEKPYLSVFGLVSGINKEATKKKVEELLKTISEE from the coding sequence ATGGCAAAAGAGGTAAAAGTATTAGTAGCGTGTGGCAGCGGTGTTGCAACATCCACAATCGCACAGGAAGAAATTAAGGAAATTGCAAAAAATGCTGGCGTTAAAATAAGATTGATGAAGGGGACGATTTCTGAGGTTCCCACAAAGCAAAAAGATGTAGATGTAGTATTTACTACTGCAAATTACCGTAATCCTCTTGAGAAACCATATCTCAGTGTATTTGGGCTTGTTTCTGGAATTAATAAAGAAGCAACAAAGAAGAAAGTTGAAGAGTTGCTTAAAACTATTTCAGAGGAGTAA
- a CDS encoding galactitol-1-phosphate 5-dehydrogenase, with protein sequence MKAGVLHARDDIRYEDVQTPRPEAGEVLVKVKYSGICGSDVPRVNENGAHFYPVILGHEFSGIVEETGEGVTKVRKGQRVAGAPLVPCMKCEDCLKGNYALCKHYSFIGTRQAGSFAEYVCLPEQNVVPFKDTVSFEQGALFEPAAVALHGLQCLPYEGGKTVAVLGGGTIGLLVMQWANIFGAAKTVVFDIDDDKIELAKQMGAADGINTLKEGFMEKAMELTGQKGFDYIYETAGSTITMKMAYELAANKAGICYIGKPTRELTFSVEEWENMNRKEFTLTGSWLSYSAPFPGHEWNCVAHYFATGQLKGEESLIFKKLPLSRISEGFEMFKTRGAVKGKILIDSER encoded by the coding sequence ATGAAAGCAGGAGTTTTACACGCAAGAGATGATATCAGATATGAAGACGTACAGACTCCCAGGCCGGAGGCTGGAGAAGTACTTGTGAAAGTAAAATATTCTGGGATCTGCGGATCAGATGTACCCAGAGTGAATGAGAACGGGGCGCATTTTTACCCAGTCATCCTTGGACATGAGTTTTCAGGAATTGTCGAGGAAACGGGAGAGGGCGTGACAAAAGTCCGGAAAGGCCAGCGGGTAGCTGGCGCTCCGCTGGTTCCATGTATGAAATGCGAAGATTGTCTCAAGGGTAATTATGCACTTTGCAAGCATTATAGTTTTATTGGGACAAGACAAGCAGGCAGCTTTGCAGAATATGTCTGTCTTCCAGAGCAAAATGTGGTTCCTTTTAAGGATACAGTATCTTTTGAACAAGGTGCATTGTTTGAACCCGCAGCAGTTGCTCTTCATGGATTACAGTGTCTTCCTTATGAAGGAGGAAAAACGGTTGCAGTTCTGGGAGGCGGGACCATCGGATTGCTTGTCATGCAATGGGCAAATATTTTCGGAGCAGCAAAGACCGTTGTATTTGATATTGATGATGACAAAATTGAACTGGCAAAACAGATGGGCGCAGCCGATGGCATAAACACCTTGAAGGAAGGATTTATGGAAAAGGCAATGGAGCTGACGGGCCAAAAAGGCTTTGATTATATTTATGAAACTGCAGGAAGTACCATTACGATGAAGATGGCGTATGAACTGGCAGCAAATAAAGCCGGAATCTGTTATATAGGAAAGCCTACAAGAGAACTAACATTTTCTGTGGAAGAATGGGAAAACATGAATCGTAAGGAGTTTACTCTGACCGGATCCTGGTTATCTTATTCTGCGCCATTCCCCGGACACGAATGGAATTGTGTGGCACATTATTTTGCAACGGGACAGCTAAAAGGGGAAGAATCCCTGATCTTTAAAAAGCTGCCGTTATCCAGGATCTCAGAAGGTTTTGAGATGTTTAAGACTCGTGGTGCAGTAAAAGGAAAGATTTTAATCGACAGTGAAAGATAA
- the rpe gene encoding ribulose-phosphate 3-epimerase, with translation MKLSPSIFAADLGELKKQIKELEDSNIDFIHVDVMDGHFVERMAFGADHIKALKSMTHIPLDVHLMIEHPELHIESIADAGADIITIHQESTARVLSCLHKIRNRGIKAGIVLSPGTPEETIKYLLDDLDMILLMSVNPGEGGQHFLGSVVDKIKNVKAMVGDRDIDIEVDGSIDNKTIKPCYEAGANVFVSGGYLFQGIKEHTETLRKAVKE, from the coding sequence ATGAAATTATCTCCGTCAATCTTCGCAGCAGACTTAGGAGAGTTAAAAAAACAGATCAAAGAATTAGAAGACAGTAACATAGATTTTATCCATGTGGATGTGATGGATGGACATTTTGTAGAAAGAATGGCATTTGGAGCAGATCACATCAAAGCATTAAAATCAATGACTCATATCCCATTGGATGTCCATTTAATGATAGAACATCCGGAACTGCATATTGAGAGCATTGCAGATGCAGGGGCGGATATTATAACAATCCATCAAGAATCTACAGCAAGGGTATTAAGCTGTTTACATAAAATCCGTAATAGAGGTATCAAGGCAGGAATTGTGTTAAGTCCGGGAACACCGGAAGAAACGATCAAGTATTTATTAGATGATTTGGATATGATTCTTTTAATGAGTGTAAATCCAGGAGAGGGCGGTCAGCACTTCTTAGGTTCTGTCGTGGATAAAATAAAAAATGTAAAAGCAATGGTTGGAGATAGAGATATTGATATTGAAGTAGATGGAAGTATTGATAATAAGACGATAAAGCCATGTTATGAAGCGGGGGCAAATGTATTTGTATCCGGCGGATATTTATTCCAAGGTATCAAGGAGCATACAGAGACTTTAAGAAAGGCTGTGAAGGAATGA
- a CDS encoding galactitol-1-phosphate 5-dehydrogenase, whose product MKALTFYDVQDLRYEEVPDPKIEKDDDVIVKVKAVGICGSDIARYRSLGPYVKGNVWGHEFSGEVIEIGSAVTELTVGDRVVGCPNMVCHECGYCKSGHPSRCESLNTIGAYVPGAFAEYIKMPAVNLVKMVEGMTYEQGALVEPATVAIHGLYQTKIKMGYEVAVVGCGNIGLMAIQWAKAFGAKKVFAIDIDAAQLQVAQKFGADVLINSTDIDFHDEIRKYGNGVDLAIESAGNPFTAARVLGLPRKGGEVVYMGIPYADVPIPRFYFEKIMRNELNIIGSWCTISAPYPGKEWMNAVEYIGNKKVDVLGMVTHRVNLSEGPHMFKKIISNPKGYGKVLLYPEEIM is encoded by the coding sequence ATGAAAGCATTAACATTTTATGACGTCCAAGATTTAAGATATGAAGAAGTACCCGATCCTAAAATTGAAAAAGACGATGACGTTATTGTAAAAGTGAAGGCCGTTGGGATTTGCGGTTCGGATATTGCAAGATACCGTAGTTTAGGACCTTACGTAAAAGGGAATGTCTGGGGGCATGAGTTTTCAGGAGAAGTTATAGAAATTGGTTCTGCAGTCACAGAGTTAACAGTAGGTGACCGTGTGGTAGGCTGTCCGAATATGGTTTGCCATGAATGTGGATATTGTAAAAGCGGACATCCGTCAAGATGTGAATCATTAAATACAATTGGAGCTTATGTACCTGGTGCATTTGCAGAGTATATTAAAATGCCGGCTGTCAACCTTGTTAAAATGGTGGAAGGCATGACATACGAACAAGGAGCGTTAGTAGAGCCGGCAACGGTTGCTATCCATGGATTATATCAGACAAAAATTAAAATGGGATATGAAGTTGCCGTTGTTGGATGTGGAAATATTGGACTTATGGCAATTCAATGGGCCAAAGCATTTGGAGCAAAGAAAGTGTTTGCCATTGATATTGACGCTGCACAATTACAAGTTGCACAGAAATTTGGCGCCGATGTGTTAATTAATTCTACAGATATTGATTTTCATGATGAAATCAGAAAGTATGGAAATGGAGTGGACTTAGCTATCGAATCTGCAGGGAACCCTTTTACTGCTGCAAGAGTGCTTGGATTGCCCCGTAAAGGCGGAGAAGTTGTATATATGGGAATTCCATATGCGGATGTACCAATTCCAAGATTCTATTTTGAAAAAATTATGAGAAATGAATTAAATATTATCGGATCCTGGTGTACTATTTCTGCACCATATCCAGGAAAAGAATGGATGAATGCAGTGGAGTATATCGGAAACAAGAAGGTTGATGTTCTTGGCATGGTGACTCATAGAGTTAATCTGAGCGAAGGTCCTCACATGTTTAAAAAGATTATTTCCAATCCTAAAGGATATGGAAAAGTGCTTTTATATCCGGAAGAAATCATGTAA
- the hxlB gene encoding 6-phospho-3-hexuloisomerase, which produces MGTRVIITELEQAAKKIPENQIQNLIQKIKTHRRIFVYGTGRSGLMLKALAMRLMQIGLDAYVVGETTTPSVEKGDLLIAASASGETSSVCMTVQSAKKQGADLVVISASSESTLGKIQTPDITISSATKFSTSDASIQPLGSLFEQMLLIVFDAAILEMSQEDKGSNDDMAKRHASLE; this is translated from the coding sequence TTGGGAACGAGAGTAATTATAACAGAGCTTGAACAAGCTGCTAAAAAAATTCCTGAGAATCAGATTCAAAATCTGATTCAAAAAATCAAGACTCATCGAAGAATTTTTGTTTATGGGACAGGAAGATCAGGTTTGATGTTAAAAGCGCTTGCAATGAGACTGATGCAGATCGGTTTGGATGCATATGTAGTCGGAGAGACAACAACACCGTCGGTGGAAAAGGGAGACTTACTGATTGCAGCTTCTGCTTCGGGGGAAACAAGCAGTGTCTGTATGACTGTGCAGTCTGCAAAGAAACAGGGTGCAGATTTGGTTGTGATTTCAGCATCATCAGAATCCACATTGGGAAAAATTCAGACACCAGACATTACAATTAGTTCTGCAACAAAATTTTCGACATCTGATGCAAGTATACAGCCGCTTGGAAGTTTATTTGAACAAATGCTGCTTATAGTGTTTGACGCGGCAATTCTTGAAATGAGTCAGGAAGATAAAGGAAGTAATGATGATATGGCAAAGAGACATGCAAGCCTGGAGTAG
- a CDS encoding sugar phosphate isomerase/epimerase family protein yields MKNKIGLQTAYWNGTTPKLDIYQIVDLTKKSNMDTIELKAGDFVPLTVEERDKLRNYIKDAGLSVTINGTGLRPERDVSSSEKEYHEAGIRHLCNMLDLCAEMGAKLFSGIPYGLWNTRPDGENVTEIKKVRTANAIKGLTKVAKHAEEVGVTICLEIVNRFEQYTANTAEEGIAICEAVNNDYCKLLLDTFHMNIEEDYIPEAIRNAHEKGYLGYLHIGESNRKIPVGEKKTNIDWQAIAKTIKDICFEGPLVMEPFVLDKSASAKSVSLWRTIKKADDIDGLVADAAAGVKYLRSL; encoded by the coding sequence ATGAAAAATAAAATTGGGCTGCAAACAGCATATTGGAATGGAACAACTCCTAAATTAGATATTTATCAAATAGTTGATTTAACAAAGAAATCTAATATGGATACCATTGAACTGAAAGCAGGTGATTTTGTACCATTAACTGTAGAAGAACGCGACAAACTTCGTAATTATATTAAAGATGCAGGCCTTTCAGTAACGATTAACGGGACTGGACTTAGGCCGGAAAGAGATGTTTCCAGTTCTGAAAAAGAATATCATGAGGCTGGTATCAGACATTTATGTAATATGCTGGATCTTTGTGCAGAGATGGGCGCGAAATTGTTTTCTGGAATACCTTATGGACTATGGAATACACGTCCCGATGGAGAGAATGTTACAGAAATTAAAAAGGTCCGTACGGCAAATGCAATAAAAGGATTAACAAAAGTTGCTAAACATGCAGAAGAAGTTGGAGTGACCATCTGTTTGGAGATTGTGAATCGTTTTGAACAGTATACAGCCAATACTGCCGAAGAGGGAATTGCAATATGCGAGGCTGTCAACAATGACTATTGTAAGCTGCTTTTGGATACATTCCATATGAACATTGAAGAAGATTATATTCCGGAAGCCATTCGTAATGCCCATGAAAAAGGGTATTTGGGATATCTGCATATCGGAGAGAGCAACCGGAAAATCCCTGTAGGAGAAAAGAAGACTAATATTGATTGGCAGGCTATTGCAAAAACAATAAAAGATATATGTTTTGAAGGGCCGTTAGTAATGGAGCCATTTGTTCTTGATAAGTCTGCAAGTGCAAAGAGTGTCTCGCTTTGGAGAACTATCAAAAAGGCAGATGATATTGACGGACTTGTCGCTGATGCTGCAGCAGGGGTGAAATATTTAAGAAGTTTATAG
- the pfkB gene encoding 1-phosphofructokinase produces MITTVTLNASIDKAYHLTQRIENGTVMRVANTYNSAGGKGLNVARVARLCGADVKAAGLVGGYNGQYLESLLESDGIPFEFEHINGETRSCINILDPGYGSTEYLEAGCDVTPEEETAFLKKFPEIIIDSDVITISGSAPNGMGKDIYQKMVQIVKDQGKKVILDTSGEYLEEGLKSIPTMVKPNKDEIEMLFNIKIHSQIDVIKYARKIYEKGIPYVVISLGGDGALLVCEKGIYQGRPPEIEVVNTVGCGDSMVGAFAVGLERNMEPEDILKYAVAVASANALSPKTGTLEPVKRDEIIQNVKIIKL; encoded by the coding sequence ATGATCACAACGGTAACGTTAAATGCTTCTATCGATAAAGCCTATCATTTGACCCAAAGAATTGAAAATGGTACTGTAATGCGTGTAGCAAATACATACAACAGTGCCGGCGGAAAAGGGCTGAACGTGGCAAGGGTGGCCAGGCTTTGCGGCGCTGATGTAAAGGCAGCCGGTCTTGTCGGCGGATATAATGGCCAATATTTAGAATCACTTTTGGAGTCTGATGGCATTCCTTTTGAGTTTGAACACATTAATGGTGAAACAAGAAGCTGTATTAATATTTTGGATCCGGGTTATGGTTCTACAGAGTATCTGGAAGCGGGATGTGATGTCACTCCAGAGGAGGAAACTGCATTTCTAAAAAAATTTCCTGAAATTATCATAGATAGCGATGTCATAACAATTTCTGGAAGCGCGCCCAACGGAATGGGTAAGGATATATACCAGAAGATGGTGCAGATTGTAAAAGATCAAGGAAAAAAGGTTATCTTAGATACTAGCGGAGAATATTTGGAAGAAGGTCTCAAAAGTATTCCGACTATGGTCAAGCCTAATAAAGATGAAATAGAAATGCTTTTTAATATTAAGATTCACAGCCAGATAGATGTTATTAAATATGCCAGGAAGATCTATGAAAAGGGAATTCCATATGTGGTTATTTCTCTCGGAGGAGATGGGGCTTTGCTTGTATGCGAAAAAGGGATCTATCAAGGAAGGCCGCCCGAAATAGAAGTGGTAAATACAGTAGGATGCGGGGACTCAATGGTCGGGGCTTTTGCAGTGGGATTAGAACGCAATATGGAGCCGGAGGATATTTTAAAGTATGCAGTTGCCGTTGCGTCGGCTAACGCACTTTCCCCCAAGACTGGAACCCTTGAACCTGTGAAAAGAGATGAGATTATCCAAAATGTTAAGATTATAAAACTATGA
- the fba gene encoding class II fructose-1,6-bisphosphate aldolase has product MLVTSNEILLKAQAGGYAVGAFNVENMEMVQAVLEAAEELKSPVIMQTTPSTVTYAGLDYYLANVKTAAKRGSVPVVMHLDHGNSFELAMQALRAGYTSIMIDGSHESFEKNISVSKAVTEACHPSEISVEAELGKVGGKEDDLDGGDDNPYTDPQEAKEFVERTGVDSLAVGIGTAHGVYKGEPNIQFDILSQIKEVVDIPLVLHGTSGVPDEAVKECIKRGICKVNYATDLRIAYTKGVKEILAENPDTIDPKNYGAAGRKEVKKYVMSKMKVCGSVGKA; this is encoded by the coding sequence ATGTTGGTAACATCAAATGAAATATTGCTGAAAGCACAGGCTGGGGGATATGCAGTAGGTGCATTCAATGTAGAGAACATGGAAATGGTACAGGCAGTTTTAGAAGCAGCCGAGGAATTAAAGTCACCTGTCATTATGCAGACCACCCCGTCTACTGTAACATATGCGGGACTCGATTATTATCTTGCGAATGTCAAGACGGCTGCAAAGAGAGGATCTGTACCCGTGGTGATGCATTTAGATCACGGAAATAGTTTTGAGCTTGCGATGCAGGCATTGAGAGCAGGATATACTTCAATCATGATTGATGGTTCCCATGAGTCATTTGAGAAGAATATTTCTGTCAGTAAGGCAGTGACAGAGGCCTGTCATCCATCAGAAATTTCTGTAGAAGCAGAACTTGGAAAAGTTGGAGGAAAAGAAGATGATTTAGATGGTGGAGATGACAATCCATATACAGATCCACAGGAGGCAAAGGAATTTGTAGAGAGAACAGGGGTTGATTCTCTGGCAGTTGGAATTGGTACGGCCCATGGGGTATATAAAGGGGAACCAAACATTCAGTTTGACATCTTAAGCCAGATTAAAGAGGTCGTAGACATTCCCCTCGTTCTTCATGGAACAAGTGGTGTGCCGGACGAAGCAGTAAAAGAGTGTATTAAACGAGGAATCTGCAAAGTAAATTATGCTACAGACCTTCGCATTGCATATACAAAAGGAGTTAAAGAAATCCTCGCTGAAAATCCTGATACCATTGATCCTAAAAATTATGGTGCGGCAGGACGTAAAGAAGTAAAAAAGTATGTTATGAGTAAAATGAAGGTTTGTGGAAGTGTGGGAAAAGCATAA
- a CDS encoding LacI family DNA-binding transcriptional regulator has product MGKRNKVTTRDIAEYTGLSQSSVSMILSSKPHVSFSKETVDKVRAAAKELGYKKPEKNSLKKASALSKTIIVICPILSNGYYSMLIHSITERAREYGYTVFSVSTIRDVSQEEYYIKMLSNFDLSGIIFLYPPSSKISEINNLSKSVPMVSIGDKPEGSRFDSVELDSKKPGFILGEYLISLGHTHISFVSAPIKQKEIGRLHRLEGLKNSFKAYNMDLNNIEVLSSKFSTYSRYTPDNSEYLNGYDLVSKALENNTKSTAFVGNNDMTAFGTMAAITDHGYKVPGDFSVCGFDNIPLSGMPQISLTTIEHAAAFKGKEAVDIIYKKNAQKDGLSKHHYIMRLEYEPELIVRNSTGKAKNNT; this is encoded by the coding sequence ATGGGAAAGAGAAATAAGGTCACTACAAGGGATATCGCAGAATACACAGGACTCTCCCAGTCCAGTGTTTCTATGATCTTAAGCAGCAAACCCCACGTATCATTTTCAAAGGAAACCGTAGATAAGGTAAGAGCTGCCGCCAAAGAACTTGGATATAAGAAACCGGAGAAGAATTCCTTAAAGAAAGCTTCTGCACTTTCCAAGACGATCATTGTGATCTGTCCGATCCTTTCCAATGGATACTACTCTATGCTGATCCATTCCATCACGGAACGCGCAAGGGAATATGGTTATACTGTTTTTTCCGTGTCCACGATCCGTGACGTTTCACAGGAGGAGTACTATATTAAGATGCTGTCTAATTTTGACTTAAGCGGCATTATCTTTTTATATCCTCCTTCCTCCAAGATCTCGGAGATCAATAACCTGTCTAAATCTGTCCCTATGGTATCCATCGGGGATAAGCCTGAGGGCTCCAGGTTTGATTCCGTTGAACTGGACAGCAAAAAGCCCGGCTTTATACTCGGGGAGTATTTAATCTCACTGGGACATACACATATTTCCTTTGTCTCAGCTCCGATCAAACAAAAGGAGATTGGAAGGCTCCACAGGCTTGAAGGGTTAAAGAATAGCTTTAAGGCTTACAACATGGACTTAAATAATATTGAAGTGCTGTCCTCCAAATTCTCTACTTATTCCAGATACACGCCGGATAATTCCGAGTATCTAAACGGTTATGATCTGGTCTCAAAAGCTCTCGAAAACAATACAAAGTCCACTGCCTTTGTAGGCAATAATGACATGACAGCCTTCGGTACCATGGCTGCCATCACAGACCACGGCTACAAGGTACCTGGAGACTTTTCAGTCTGCGGTTTTGATAATATCCCTCTCTCAGGCATGCCTCAGATCTCACTAACAACCATCGAGCACGCGGCTGCTTTTAAAGGCAAGGAAGCGGTGGATATTATTTATAAAAAGAATGCCCAAAAAGACGGCCTGTCCAAGCATCATTACATTATGAGACTGGAATATGAACCGGAGCTGATCGTCCGCAATTCTACTGGAAAAGCGAAAAACAATACCTAG
- a CDS encoding NAD(P)/FAD-dependent oxidoreductase, whose protein sequence is MYDVAIIGAGITGCSIAYELGKYNVNAVVIEKENDVAVGTTKANSAIIHGGYDPIPGSLMAKYNIRGNQYIKELCKKLDVPFKQIGALIVAFEEKEEKTLEELKQRGEKNGVPDMEIWDQEKLRKEEPNVSEKAIKALFSPNVGIISPWELAIALGEMAVENGIEFKLNTEVTDIQKNGDAYEIKTNNGTVEAKYICNAAGVNADKVNEYTNKKSFTIEPNKGEYYLLDKSQGELVNHVIFQCPNKDGKGVLVSPTVHGNLIVGPNSQPTDGDDVSTSTDGLSFVRNTALKSVPGINFRESIRNFAGVRARTKEDDFFIFEDEENKGFFNISGMASPGLSSAPAIAVDLLKMMEASGLSLEAKEEFKDERKVNRFKKLSDEERAALIKENPLYGKIICRCETVTEGEIVDAIHRPIPATSIDAVKRRCNAGMGRCQGGFCGPRVQEIISRELNIPLENVPQDRVGMNIITGETKTGGAK, encoded by the coding sequence GTGTATGATGTAGCGATTATAGGTGCGGGGATTACAGGATGTTCCATCGCATACGAATTAGGAAAGTATAATGTAAATGCAGTGGTCATTGAAAAAGAGAATGATGTGGCTGTGGGAACAACGAAAGCGAACAGTGCCATTATCCATGGAGGGTATGACCCGATACCGGGATCTCTGATGGCAAAATATAATATCAGAGGAAATCAGTACATAAAAGAGCTGTGTAAAAAGCTGGATGTTCCATTTAAACAGATTGGAGCCCTGATTGTTGCCTTTGAAGAAAAAGAAGAAAAAACATTAGAAGAGTTAAAACAGCGCGGAGAGAAAAACGGCGTTCCTGACATGGAGATCTGGGATCAGGAAAAATTGAGAAAAGAAGAGCCGAATGTTTCCGAGAAAGCGATCAAAGCATTGTTTTCCCCGAATGTAGGAATCATCAGCCCGTGGGAGTTGGCGATTGCGCTGGGAGAGATGGCGGTAGAAAACGGTATTGAGTTTAAGCTGAATACGGAAGTTACAGACATCCAAAAGAACGGTGACGCCTATGAGATCAAAACAAACAACGGAACTGTGGAAGCAAAATACATCTGCAATGCAGCAGGGGTCAATGCCGACAAAGTAAACGAATACACAAATAAAAAATCTTTTACCATCGAACCGAATAAAGGAGAATACTACTTATTAGATAAAAGCCAGGGAGAACTGGTGAATCACGTGATCTTCCAATGTCCGAACAAGGACGGAAAAGGTGTCCTCGTCTCACCGACCGTCCATGGCAACCTGATTGTAGGGCCTAACTCCCAGCCGACAGATGGAGATGATGTGTCAACCTCAACCGATGGACTATCCTTTGTGAGAAATACAGCTTTAAAATCTGTTCCTGGTATTAACTTCAGGGAGTCTATCCGTAATTTTGCAGGAGTCCGTGCGAGAACAAAGGAAGATGATTTCTTTATCTTTGAAGATGAAGAAAACAAAGGCTTCTTTAATATCTCAGGAATGGCTTCCCCGGGACTTTCTTCCGCACCGGCAATCGCTGTTGACCTGTTGAAGATGATGGAAGCTTCAGGACTGTCTCTGGAAGCAAAAGAAGAGTTCAAGGATGAAAGAAAAGTTAACAGATTTAAGAAGTTAAGCGATGAAGAAAGAGCTGCTTTGATCAAGGAAAATCCATTATACGGAAAAATCATCTGCCGCTGCGAGACAGTGACAGAAGGGGAGATCGTAGATGCAATCCACCGCCCAATCCCTGCAACATCCATTGATGCGGTCAAGAGAAGATGCAATGCAGGTATGGGCAGATGCCAGGGTGGTTTCTGTGGTCCGAGAGTGCAGGAGATCATCTCAAGAGAGTTAAATATTCCATTGGAAAACGTTCCACAGGACCGTGTGGGAATGAACATTATCACAGGAGAAACAAAAACAGGAGGTGCCAAATAA